The Malus domestica chromosome 10, GDT2T_hap1 nucleotide sequence ATTTCAAGGCGTTTGgattttcggtttcggtttcattTGTTGCTTGTGGAAGTGAGATGAAGAGACTGGGAAGCTGCTGGGTTTTTAGAGGGGTGCTGCTGGGTGTACAGATGGGTTGCTgggtttttttagggtttttaagtaACGTACACGCAGGCTGTCGCTATTCGCTGCGGatgttttgatttgatttgatttgatttaatCGGAAGGGGGTTGATGGTGTGACGTGAAGACACGCGCCAGAAGGCGAGTTGTGAGGACGATGGTAATATCGGCGAAAGTGGGGGGATTGTGGGTCCGAAGTCAGCCAACCGTGCCGGGTGGGACCCGCCACTGAATATCTCCATTATCAGATATATCCGATTCGTCTCGAAAACCGAGGGATACACGCAACAACCCCAGCAGCTGCCCACGTTCAGTGTTCTTTGAAACGATGCCgtatggtgattttgaagttttctaCTTTTTAGCATATAGGACGAATCCAACGGTTATATGTCACACATGcaatggaaaaaaataaaaaagtaatttttctttaataatattttttatttttctttaaaaataagaaCAACTGACTGCAAACTACGATTATCTACCTTTTTCAGGGATCGAGAAGACTCGTAAAGACAAACCTtcctctaatttttcctttgATAATATATTTTGAAGAACAAGAGATTTATGTAAAAGTACATGTATATTCTTCCTAACATTAAACATAAAGaaaactttttttattaaaaaaaaataagaaaagtaaatatgGTGGCAGGGGGATTTTTTGGAATGTTAGAAGTGGTTATATGCTAAATATAGTACGCATGGAGAGGCTAGTGATTTGATGCGATGGGTGGTTGATGGCTTGTGAAGGATATGAAAATGTCGTAACAGCTTGGTTTTTTAGAAGGTTGACATCGAACCCCTTGTCGCCATACAATTGCTTAAACAACAATGGGATGAGTGGATGATATGTGATGAAGCACACGTGAAGCCTTCTTCCCGTGGGCAGCAAGTGAGAAGACCGGACCCTCATGGGTGGATCAAGCCACCTTTTGGAACTCTTAAAATTAATTGTGATGGTGCTTGGTGTAGTCGGACGGGTATAGGTGGTGTTGGGTGGGTGGCAAGAGATTTTGTGGGCATTTTCAATGGTGCTGGTGGTATTGGCAATATCCCTTGTGTCTCGAGTATTATGGCGGAAGCGGAAGCAATGCGCGTGGCTTTGGTGGCTTGTGTGGAGAGAGGCTTTACCTCTATACAATTGGATACTGACTCTCTGGTTCTTGTTGATATGATTCATGGCCGTATACAACCAGAGGTGGTCTTGGATGGTATCTAGTGGGATATAAGTATATTGAAGCAACAATTTGATGCTATTGAGTTTTCCTATACTCCTCATGCCTGTAATAAGGCTGCGCATATGATGGCATCTTATGTCATGCGTATGGGGGATAGTCATTCTTGGGATGGTTTAGAACCAGAGTGGTTGTTTAATACTTTGACTTCTGATGTAAACATTTCGATTcgtatttaattttaatcaaacctttgacaaacaaaaaaaatgaaagattttGTCATAAATGATCGTTGAAATTGACGTAAAtcattatttttatcttttatgaTAATATCTTAAAAAGAAAGATGAAAAttcataagttttttttttatatccaaTCGAAAGAGTTGTTTTTGAATGATGAAAACGTCCCTACAAACGTTGTATCTTTTAGGCCCACCTTTCGTTCTTAAAAGACACTTTATGATATTAGAGCATCTCAAATATTCAAGTTGAACTTTTACTCTAAGAAATTATACTAATTAAAGTTGGACTTTAAACAGTCCCTATTATTACagtattatgatttttttttacttgtaaataAATTCGATACTAGTTTATTATGTTGTCTCATCACATGTCATTTTTTAACGATGAGATATATACATTAAAGAGTGATGGGAGAACAACTGATATTAAACCTATCATGcacaaaattcaaatcaataccGATAAATACATACAAATATTACAAAACCGTAAATTGACTATAATCAGAAGTTGGACTTGAAATTTAGTAGTAACTTCTTTTCTCATTAAATGAAGATTGTATAataattcattaaaaataacaatcaATGACTTTTCAAGTCTTGAAACCTATAATTTGATGTTACGTTGAGAAAAAGGTCgggttttctttttctcttttcttattCTCCTTTTTTATGCTGACATTTACAGCTGAAGCACAAAAACGTGGGTATGCACCATCCTTTTGTTCTGCCGTGTCTTTACCGGATATGCGTCATGTGGTgctcttaattttttaaatgcTCGTTtagatatatttttaaaataattgaaagtgtttttgataaaaatatttttaatatcaattttaaataaaattgcaAGTAaatcatgaagaaaaaaaaatactaaaaatacTTTCTGAAAAAAGCACTTAACTACATAAAcacttcaaatatttttagaatctaaaaatattttttctaaaaacatcTTGAACCATTTTTAAAAGATATACAAACAAGTCATATATTATTCTCTGACTCGTGGGTAAAGTTTTAAAGGCAGAGAATCTCTTACACCattttattataatattaactaattttatttatttgtctaAAAATCATATACTTGTGTGCGTATACGCACTGCTCACAAAGGTAGCGTCATCGAAAGGGGTCggatcaaaattaattttgatacGTTATCGTCGTTGTTTATGTAAAGATGCGATTATAAGGTAAAGACTTTGAGcaaaaaaaagatagaaaaagaTTTTGGAAGGCTTAGAAAGAGGTTTTACGAAAAGATATGAAGTATTTAGAGATGATGAGAGACATGATGTAAAAATGAGTACAGTGATATTTTAAGATTCATACAATTGATCTCACTTAGTAAACTAAGGATTGATAATTCTCGTTGTTGTCATTTTCAAAGTAAATCAAATATGAAAATCTTTCATAATTAAATATCACTAAAGTTTGAAATTACACGTGACATATATGCATGACACTAAACTACTGGAactgaaattaatattttatgaaGACCAAAGTATTAAACCCCGATTCCTAAACGTATTAGCCAATAAAACTAATGGTTTTATAAGACGTGAAGTTATGAATTTGTAACATTCCAAGTTCCAACGGCTACATCAcattatttattgaatttatttCTGTACTAATGAATATCAGTTCTGTAACCCCACTAAACATGTGCCATGAATTTAATAggataaggattgtctgccctccacttccggtgccttctctgtgtcctcatgttttgtgtggtcacggttaagccacgtcaacattttatattgttttttttatagatataataagacaaaaataaatagtaatataaaatgttgatgtagcttaatcgtgaccacacaaacaggagggcacggggaggacaccggaagtggagggcagacaatccttgtccaattTAATAACATAGGAATTTCATAAACCCATAAGACATTATCATGCGGATATACTTATGattgtttctgtttttttaaAGGGACTTTTATAAGAGCTAGGAAGATCAGCAACTAGTCATCATTGTGTGATTCATCAGCGACAAGAATCGAACCAAGAACGTGTCATATATTCATCGCAAACCACactaaattttaatttctttttgtataaatGAGGGCTTGTTTGAAAGCGTTTCAATACGACTGAAAAcaacttttggtgaaaatgtttttgaaatcaATATTTAGTAAAAATCTAAGTATATCCTGAAAATTCACTTTAATCTTCCTGCAAGAAGCACATATCTAGTTGAGGATTCGAGTTTGAGACGTATTCTAACGTTTAAAAGAAATACATCACCAGACAAACAGTAGTTGGTAACTCAAAAATGTTGGGTGTCCAACCAGAATGCAACTAGGCGGACTATGAAGCATAGGAAAGACCCAAAGCCCACCTTCATGGACCACTAGACCAGTGGCATATTTCTGCATCATTAGAGTTCTCATTTCCAACATTCACCACATTTTCATGCACAAAGTTTGACTCATAACATATTTTGAGATCAAAAATGGTACAATAGAGATACAGAAACAGTTTATCTATATCATTTTCGCTTCATTTTTCATCGAACCTCGAGATTTTGAGCTCGACTAATGCTTCGCGACATCGCTGATCTGGTTCTTCGATTCAGCATTTCAGCTTTGGTCCGATGCACCATACTCGGTGGCCCATAAGAAGCAATTGGTAATAGCCTTTCCATAGATTGACCAGAAAGTCATAACATTGCATTTGATCCTGGTTACCGGTGATCTGCCAGTTGTCTCTGCTTGCAATCCAAGCAATGTGATAGAACCCTATTTCGAATCATGTCTTTGTTGTAGAGGACAGCTTAAATCCTCCTAATGCTAACTAGACGATTAGTTGGAGCCTCGGAGGTGATCTCATTCATCACCAGTAATCCATACACGAACAGGAGCCATCTTTGAAGTGGTGAAACCGAAGCTTATCCCGAACAATAATTTCTCGTTTGGTAACTATAGAAATAAACTTAATTGCCTCATGGCAGTCCTCGCACATTCGAAGATTCTTTACAATCCGAATGGACACACCATCCTTGGTTTTCAACAGCCCAAATGTGATTGCAAGCTTCTCACTATGATATCTAAGGGCATAttccctctcttcttcttccacttcatGCATCACTGACTCAGGCGCCGGTGCATACCCTGCTTCCCTGCACCGGGACATTAGTTCATCTAAATGCTGATAAACTTCACTAGTTTCAGGGTGGGACTTGTCTCCCATGCTAAACAGGTAGGTTCTGTGATTCAAGTCAATCGTGCTATAGCCAACTCGCTTTCTCAAGCTTCTTCCCATCATCATGTTTCTAATCATTTCCACCCGATCCATCCGGCCTGCCAGTGCATATATATTCGAAAGCATTACATAATGGCCAGGATTTTCAGGCTCAACCTCCAACAGATGTTCAGCAACTATTACTCCAAGATCGAAATTCTTGTGCATCTTGCAAGCCCCAAGCATGGCAGTCCAAACAGCCGGGGCTGCCTCCTCAGCACCAAGCTCTTTAATCAACTGATATGCTTCATTGAGAAGCCCGGCACGCCCGAGCATATCAACTAGGCAAACATGATGCTCCACACTTGGCACTAAGCCGTAATCTTGCCTCATGCTTGCAAAAGCCTCCCGGCCTTCTGGAACTAGCCCTGCATGAGCACAAGCCGCCAAGACTGCCACAAAAGTGATGGTGTTAGGAACAGGACCGCGAGCTTTCATTTCACGGAAGAGCTCCACAGCTTGAGTACCATAACCATTCGTTGCATACCCAGAAATCATAGCCGTCCAAGCAATCACATTCCGTTCCTTCATCGAATCAAAAACTTCTCTTGCTTTGCTCACATTCCCACACCTAGCATACATGTTAATCAGTGAAGAGCCTAGAGCCACATTCACATGAAGGCCACTGTTAATAACATCACGATGCACCGAACAGCCTAAGCCAAGAGCTCCCAACTGAGAACAAGCCGCCAATACGCTCACGAAAGTCGTCGAATCAGGTTCAACACCCAATTCCCGCATTTGATCAAACACCACAATCGCTTCTTTCGATAACCCGTTTTGCTCATAACCCGAAATCATCGAATTCCAAGCCACAACATTTCTGTCCGGCATTTTATCAAACATCTTCCAGGCGGCACCCAAATCTCCAGACTTGGAATACAAGCTAACGAGAGCGGCTTGAACAAACGAATCCGCGCCGTACCCACATACCAAAGCATGCGAATGAACGCCTCTTCCGAGTCTCAGATCAGAAAGATCGGCACACGATTTAATCACCGACGTAAAAGTGTAGCTCGACGGCGGAATGCAGAAGGCGAGCATGCTGTGGTAGAAGAAAACGGTGTATTGCGGGAAGCCGAACTTCGAAGAGGCTTTGATGAGGGAGTTGAAGAGGAAGGCGTCCGGGATCGGAACAGAGAGGAAGAGGCGGTGAGTGTAGAAAATCGAACCGGCTTCGCAGGCCAGAGTGAGGAGCTTGGTGAGGAGGGCGCGGCTGCGGTGCGAACCGGACACGACGAGGTGGGCGTGGACTTGTTGCAGCGGTTTGATCCGCGGACCGGCTCGGAGAAGAGCGAGGTAGGCCGGAGACTTCGGGGCTGAACCGGCGACTCCGAGATCGTGCCGGAGCTGTTTGGCTTCCATGAAAAAGAAGGGAATTGTATGTGTTGTTCCAAACGCAgcgttttaagttttaacacgCATTACAAATTAATTTGCAGTTCGCGCGAGCAAACTCTAGTGCAAAGCGCAGCGTTTTAACATCCATGAGGGGTTTCCTTTTCCTCCTCGTCACCCGGTCTCTGACAGCAGTAGCCGTTCATGGAAAGAGATTATCGATCTCTTCCATCAAAATCACCGGATCAAATAATCAGACCTTTCAAATTTCATTCAACGATAAAAACATTATCACAGTTTTTAAGGAGTCAAAACAGGTGGATCATTTGATGAAATTTGAAAGATCCAAATCACTTGATTCGGTGGTCTTGGTGAAAGAGATTAGGAAATGATCTCTTTCTGCCGTTCATGACTAGGCCAGGGACTGCTCGTGTACGAATGTCGGACCAACATTGCATAGTCTGTCTATGGTCCGACTGACTGTCTCACAAAAATATGCGATTTTCGGTGTTTGTGTATGCTGCTTTTATACTGCTGCCATACAAAAAACTAAAGCCTTGGTTCAAGGCTTGAAGAGGTTTTAAGTGGCTATGTTTCGAAAGTAAggtaaaaatgattaaaaagtaGATGTGGATTAGACCAGTTAGATAGAGCATCGTGTTTGCTGCTTACAGAATTTAAAATATCTTATTTATAAATTAGAGTAGTTTATCACATCGTCTCATCAAAAACTATTTTCATTGTCCCTTGCAGAGGACTTAGGAAAGAGCAAACCTTGCAACAACGTTGGACCAAGTCTAGCCGTCAAAGGCTCAAAGCATGGTTCATGTTGTTCTTTATTAACTTTCCCATTGCCAAAATGAAGTGTTTCTCGATAATATTAACAGCTATCAGGAGGCTATCCTAGATAAGTAGATGAAGCAATCAACTGAAGATatctaagggctggtttggtattactgtgctttgaaaaaaaagctgcttTTGCTGTACTGTGAAATAAAAcagcaaagtgtttggtaaacttttttgtaaaagtgcttttgaaaataaaaaacagtattatagtgtttggtaaacttttatgtaaaacaaatgtgaaaaaaaaccggtttttcaaagctgggttttgcagcttcttgtttttggcttttttttcaccaaaaactgtgaaaaaaggCTGAAggtgaatgtttaccaaacacaaaaacagctctcagcttttttttataccagttttttttcaaaatcacctcagtaccaaaccaggtcTAATAAATAACCTGAACTCTATTTTCATCATTCCATTTCCATGAGTTAAGGCCATGTGGCCATGTAGGTTGTGTTTGTTGGTTCCAGAATCCAGATTTTCAGTTGGCTTCTGGAGAAAATTTAGTTTTGTGTTCAATGTGCATCACATACATCTTCAGGTTattccgaccgttggatcacaTATCTTGGATGTGCTTGAGATTCCTTTATCTACTGGATATATTAGCTTGAATTAATCTTTGAAGTAGACAAAATCTGCTGGATTACTATTGAATTAGTGTAGTTTTCCTTACCTATGTTAATGTTAACAAGAAAGTCGTGACATCTGTTAATTTTAAGAAGAAACATTTAGAAGAATCAAATGATTGAACAAAAACATCACTTATATCAACTATTAATGTCATATTAACATTTGAgtacaagatttttttttctaaatgttatttttaacttttaagtattttttttaatatgaaatATAACTTTGAGAAATAACCCTAAACcaataagaataaaaaaagacGATGAAACACCACCAAAATGGTAATATTTGTCCAAAATTGTAGCTAATGGTTTTGTAACCAAGTTATGCAATCAAATCACgttattgttagcctattgtgagatTAAGTCAACTCATTcttcttagtatagataatatcgtttgttaaaaaaaaaaaaaactaagataTATCCCGATGACGCTGTTAACATCAATATATGTCTTATTAAAAGGCAATAGGACATTGCCTACTACTAGGGAAAATGTTAATTTTCACACATCAAAATCACACACTTAACCCTGAGACAAGTCAcctaattaacaattaaaatttctACAATCTCAAAGAAACAGATATAAGCCTGTGGCAGTTGATCATATTTTTCTAAAATCATTCGTCATACTCATAAATAgtattttcataaggattcgacgtgatcatggagtgccggctgtcgactacctgacgccctccccctcctcctttatcagtatgaaagagaaaaaaaaatatttgacgaggacatttccgaaaaaaataatataaaaaggaCTTTTTCATAAATTCCAAATTAACAGCCATTCAAGTACAATATTACATTCAATTTTTTACAGTGGAAAAAGCAGAAATGCTGAGAGACATCGAAAGGAAAATTAAC carries:
- the LOC103446541 gene encoding pentatricopeptide repeat-containing protein At2g33760, yielding MEAKQLRHDLGVAGSAPKSPAYLALLRAGPRIKPLQQVHAHLVVSGSHRSRALLTKLLTLACEAGSIFYTHRLFLSVPIPDAFLFNSLIKASSKFGFPQYTVFFYHSMLAFCIPPSSYTFTSVIKSCADLSDLRLGRGVHSHALVCGYGADSFVQAALVSLYSKSGDLGAAWKMFDKMPDRNVVAWNSMISGYEQNGLSKEAIVVFDQMRELGVEPDSTTFVSVLAACSQLGALGLGCSVHRDVINSGLHVNVALGSSLINMYARCGNVSKAREVFDSMKERNVIAWTAMISGYATNGYGTQAVELFREMKARGPVPNTITFVAVLAACAHAGLVPEGREAFASMRQDYGLVPSVEHHVCLVDMLGRAGLLNEAYQLIKELGAEEAAPAVWTAMLGACKMHKNFDLGVIVAEHLLEVEPENPGHYVMLSNIYALAGRMDRVEMIRNMMMGRSLRKRVGYSTIDLNHRTYLFSMGDKSHPETSEVYQHLDELMSRCREAGYAPAPESVMHEVEEEEREYALRYHSEKLAITFGLLKTKDGVSIRIVKNLRMCEDCHEAIKFISIVTKREIIVRDKLRFHHFKDGSCSCMDYW